One Opisthocomus hoazin isolate bOpiHoa1 chromosome 25, bOpiHoa1.hap1, whole genome shotgun sequence DNA window includes the following coding sequences:
- the ATP2B4 gene encoding plasma membrane calcium-transporting ATPase 4 isoform X2, with translation MTNNVADHHPGNSVAEGNHEGDFGCSMVELRNLMELRSAEAVARLSDSYGGVQNVCKRLKTSPVEGLSGNPTDLEKRRQVFGQNFIPPKKAKTFLQLVWEALQDVTLIILEIAAIISLGLSFYHPPGGDNELCGQSTGGVEDEGESQAGWIEGAAILFSVIIVVLVTAFNDWSKEKQFRGLQSRIEQEQKFTVIRKGQVIQIPVAEIVVGDIAQIKYGDLLPADGILIQGNDLKIDESSLTGESDQVKKSLDKDPMLLSGTHVMEGSGRMVVTAVGINSQTGIIFTLLGAGEGDEEKKVKKAKTQDGVALEIQPLKSQEGVENEEKEKKKVKVPKKEKSVLQGKLTRLAVQIGKAGLIMSAITVIILVLYFVIDTFGVQGRPWLAECTPIYIQYFVKFFIIGVTVLVVAVPEGLPLAVTISLAYSVKKMMKDNNLVRHLDACETMGNATAICSDKTGTLTMNRMTVVQAYVGDTHYRQIPDPEAILPKVLDLIVNGVAINSAYTSKILPPEKEGGLPRQVGNKTECALLGFVLDLKQDYQAVRNEVPEEKLYKVYTFNSVRKSMSTVLKNGNGGFRMYSKGASEIILRKCTRILDKNGDPRAFKVKDRDEMVKKVIEPMACHGLRTICLAFRDFPADAEPDWDSENEILSDLTCIAVVGIEDPVRPEVPDAITKCQRAGITVRMVTGDNINTARAIATKCGILLPGEDFLCLEGKEFNRLIRNEKGEVEQEQLDKIWPKLRVLARSSPTDKHTLVKGIIDSTIGEQRQVVAVTGDGTNDGPALKKADVGFAMGIAGTDVAKEASDIILTDDNFTSIVKAVMWGRNVYDSISKFLQFQLTVNIVAVIVAFTGACITQDSPLKAVQMLWVNLIMDTFASLALATEPPSESLLLRKPYGRNKPLISRTMMKNILGHAVYQLTIIFTLLFAGERFFDIDSGRNAPLHSPPTEHYTIVFNTFVMMQLFNEINARKIHGERNVFESIYRNPIFCTVVLGTFAAQIVIVEFGGKPFSCSGLTLSQWFWCIFIGVGELLWGQLICTVPTSHLKFLKEAGHGITKEEIPEEELPEDVDEIDHAEMELRRGQILWFRGLNRIQTQIKVVNAFRSSLYEGLEKPESRSSIHNFMTHPEFILEEDESRIPFLDGAEDDPETDGLKKRGGGSLGGSTSLNRNNNAVDSDQAKVTVLEPRSPLDSLETSV, from the exons GCCTGTCCGGGAACCCGACCGACCTGGAGAAGAGGCGGCAGGTCTTCGGCCAGAACTTCATTCCTCCCAAAAAGGCCAAGACGTTCCTGCAGTTAGTGTGGGAGGCACTCCAGGACGTCACGCTGATCATTTTGGAAATCGCAGCCATAATCTCCCTGGGCCTGTCATTCTACCACCCTCCGGGCGGTGACAATGAAT TGTGTGGCCAGTCAACGGGTGGCGTGGAGGACGAGGGCGAGTCGCAGGCCGGCTGGATTGAGGGGGCAGCTATCTTGTTTTCGGTGATCATCGTGGTGCTGGTGACCGCCTTCAATGACTGGAGCAAGGAGAAGCAATTCCGGGGCCTCCAGAGCCGCATCGAGCAGGAGCAGAAGTTCACGGTCATTCGCAAGGGGCAGGTGATTCAGATCCCAGTGGCCGAGATCGTGGTGGGAGACATCGCGCAGATCAAGTACG GTGATCTCTTGCCAGCAGACGGGATCCTGATCCAGGGCAATGACCTGAAAATAGATGAGAGTTCGCTGACCGGGGAGTCAGACCAAGTCAAGAAATCGCTGGATAAAGACCCCATGCTGCTGTCAG GTACCCACGTGATGGAGGGCTCCGGCAGGATGGTGGTGACTGCCGTGGGTATCAACTCCCAGACGGGAATCATCTTCACTCTCTTGGGTGCAGGAGAGGGAGACgaggaaaagaaggtgaagaAAG CTAAAACTCAGGATGGTGTGGCCTTAGAGATCCAACCCCTGAAGAGCCAGGAGGGGGTGGAAaatgaggagaaggagaagaagaaggtgAAGGTGCCCAAGAAGGAGAAGTCTGTGCTGCAAGGGAAGCTCACGCGCCTGGCAGTCCAGATTGGGAAGGCGG GGCTGATCATGTCGGCCATCACGGTCATCATCTTGGTGCTGTACTTCGTGATCGACACGTTTGGGGTGCAGGGGCGGCCCTGGCTGGCGGAGTGCACCCCCATTTACATCCAGTACTTCGTCAAGTTCTTCATCATCGGTGTCACCGTGTTGGTGGTGGCTGTGCCCGAAGGGCTCCCACTGGCGGTCACCATCTCCCTGGCCTACTCCGTGAAG AAAATGATGAAGGACAACAACCTCGTGAGACACTTGGATGCGTGTGAGACCATGGGCAATGCCACCGCCATCTGTTCGGACAAGACGGGCACGCTCACCATGAACCGCATGACCGTGGTGCAGGCCTACGTGGGGGACACCCACTACCGCCAGATCCCTGACCCCGAAGCCATCCTACCCAAGGTCCTGGACCTCATAGTCAATGGTGTCGCCATCAACTCAGCCTACACGTCCAAGATCCTG cCACCCGAGAAGGAAGGGGGGCTACCCCGGCAAGTGGGGAACAAGACCGAGTGTGCCCTGCTGGGTTTTGTGCTGGACCTGAAGCAGGATTACCAGGCTGTGCGGAACGAGGTGCCAGAGGAGAAGCTCTACAAGGTCTACACCTTCAACTCGGTGCGCAAGTCCATGAGCACGGTGCTGAAGAACGGCAACGGTGGCTTCCGCATGTACAGCAAGGGAGCCTCCGAGATCATCCTCCGCAA GTGCACCAGGATCCTGGACAAGAACGGTGACCCCCGGGCGTTCAAGGTGAAGGACCGGGATGAGATGGTGAAGAAGGTGATAGAGCCCATGGCCTGCCACGGGCTGCGGACCATCTGCCTGGCCTTCCGTGACTTCCCCGCTGATGCCGAGCCGGACTGGGACAGCGAGAACGAGATCCTGTCTGACCTGACCTGCATCGCTGTGGTTGGGATAGAGGACCCTGTGCGGCCAGAG GTGCCAGACGCCATCACGAAGTGCCAGCGTGCCGGGATCACTGTCCGGATGGTGACGGGGGACAACATCAACACCGCCCGTGCCATCGCCACCAAATGTGGCATCCTGCTGCCAGGGGAGGACTTCTTGTGCCTGGAGGGGAAGGAGTTCAACCGGCTCATCCGCAacgagaagggagag GTGGAACAGGAGCAGCTGGATAAGATCTGGCCCAAGCTGCGTGTGCTGGCCCGCTCCTCCCCGACAGATAAGCACACACTGGTGAAAG GAATTATCGACAGCACCATTGGTGAGCAGAGGCAGGTGGTGGCCGTGACCGGGGACGGGACCAACGATGGCCCAGCTTTGAAGAAAGCCGACGTTGGGTTTGCCATG GGCATTGCAGGCACAGACGTGGCCAAGGAGGCTTCTGACATCATCCTGACGGATGACAACTTCACCAGCATCGTCAAGGCGGTGATGTGGGGACGCAACGTCTACGACAGCATCTCCAAGTTCCTGCAGTTCCAGCTGACCGTTAACATCGTGGCCGTCATCGTGGCCTTCACGGGGGCCTGCATCACGCAG GACTCTCCCCTGAAGGCTGTCCAGATGCTGTGGGTGAACCTCATCATGGACACCTTCGCCTCATTAGCCCTGGCCACGGAGCCCCCGTCCGAGTCCCTGCTGCTGCGCAAGCCGTACGGCCGCAACAAGCCGCTCATCTCCCGCACCATGATGAAGAACATCCTGGGGCACGCGGTGTACCAGCTAACTATCATTTTCACGCTGCTTTTTGCAG GGGAGAGGTTTTTTGACATCGACAGTGGCCGGAACGCCCCGCTCCACTCCCCACCCACCGAGCACTACACCATCGTCTTCAACACCTTTGTCATGATGCAGTTGTTCAACGAGATCAACGCACGCAAGATCCATGGGGAGAGGAACGTCTTCGAGTCCATCTACCGCAACCCCATCTTCTGCACGGTGGTGCTGGGGACATTTGCAGCTCAG ATCGTCATTGTGGAGTTTGGTGGGAAGCCGTTCAGCTGCTCTGGGCTCACCCTGAGCCAGTGGTTCTGGTGTATTTTTATCGGAGTGGGAGAGCTCCTCTGGGGCCAG ctgATCTGCACTGTCCCAACCAGCCACCTGAAGTTCCTGAAGGAAGCTGGGCACGGCATCACCAAGGAGGAGATCCCAGAGGAGGAGCTGCCTGAAGATGTGGATGAGATCGACCATGCTGAAATGGAGCTGCGGCGCGGGCAGATCCTGTGGTTCAGGGGTCTCAACAGGATACAGACGCAG ATCAAAGTGGTGAATGCGTTCCGTAGCTCCTTGTACGAAGGCCTCGAGAAACCGGAATCCAGAAGCTCCATCCATAACTTCATGACTCACCCAGAGTTCATCCTGGAGGAAGACGAGTCTCGAATACCATTCCTTGACGGCGCTGAAGATGACCCTGAGACTGATGGACTCAAAAAGCGAGGTGGGGGTAGCCTGGGTGGATCTACATCCCTCAACAGAAATAACAACGCAGTGGACAGCGATCAAGCCAAGGTCACCGTCCTGGAGCCCAGAAGCCCCTTAGACAGCTTGGAGACATCAGTTTGA
- the ATP2B4 gene encoding plasma membrane calcium-transporting ATPase 4 isoform X1 — translation MTNNVADHHPGNSVAEGNHEGDFGCSMVELRNLMELRSAEAVARLSDSYGGVQNVCKRLKTSPVEGLSGNPTDLEKRRQVFGQNFIPPKKAKTFLQLVWEALQDVTLIILEIAAIISLGLSFYHPPGGDNELCGQSTGGVEDEGESQAGWIEGAAILFSVIIVVLVTAFNDWSKEKQFRGLQSRIEQEQKFTVIRKGQVIQIPVAEIVVGDIAQIKYGDLLPADGILIQGNDLKIDESSLTGESDQVKKSLDKDPMLLSGTHVMEGSGRMVVTAVGINSQTGIIFTLLGAGEGDEEKKVKKGKKTGAPENRNKAKTQDGVALEIQPLKSQEGVENEEKEKKKVKVPKKEKSVLQGKLTRLAVQIGKAGLIMSAITVIILVLYFVIDTFGVQGRPWLAECTPIYIQYFVKFFIIGVTVLVVAVPEGLPLAVTISLAYSVKKMMKDNNLVRHLDACETMGNATAICSDKTGTLTMNRMTVVQAYVGDTHYRQIPDPEAILPKVLDLIVNGVAINSAYTSKILPPEKEGGLPRQVGNKTECALLGFVLDLKQDYQAVRNEVPEEKLYKVYTFNSVRKSMSTVLKNGNGGFRMYSKGASEIILRKCTRILDKNGDPRAFKVKDRDEMVKKVIEPMACHGLRTICLAFRDFPADAEPDWDSENEILSDLTCIAVVGIEDPVRPEVPDAITKCQRAGITVRMVTGDNINTARAIATKCGILLPGEDFLCLEGKEFNRLIRNEKGEVEQEQLDKIWPKLRVLARSSPTDKHTLVKGIIDSTIGEQRQVVAVTGDGTNDGPALKKADVGFAMGIAGTDVAKEASDIILTDDNFTSIVKAVMWGRNVYDSISKFLQFQLTVNIVAVIVAFTGACITQDSPLKAVQMLWVNLIMDTFASLALATEPPSESLLLRKPYGRNKPLISRTMMKNILGHAVYQLTIIFTLLFAGERFFDIDSGRNAPLHSPPTEHYTIVFNTFVMMQLFNEINARKIHGERNVFESIYRNPIFCTVVLGTFAAQIVIVEFGGKPFSCSGLTLSQWFWCIFIGVGELLWGQLICTVPTSHLKFLKEAGHGITKEEIPEEELPEDVDEIDHAEMELRRGQILWFRGLNRIQTQIKVVNAFRSSLYEGLEKPESRSSIHNFMTHPEFILEEDESRIPFLDGAEDDPETDGLKKRGGGSLGGSTSLNRNNNAVDSDQAKVTVLEPRSPLDSLETSV, via the exons GCCTGTCCGGGAACCCGACCGACCTGGAGAAGAGGCGGCAGGTCTTCGGCCAGAACTTCATTCCTCCCAAAAAGGCCAAGACGTTCCTGCAGTTAGTGTGGGAGGCACTCCAGGACGTCACGCTGATCATTTTGGAAATCGCAGCCATAATCTCCCTGGGCCTGTCATTCTACCACCCTCCGGGCGGTGACAATGAAT TGTGTGGCCAGTCAACGGGTGGCGTGGAGGACGAGGGCGAGTCGCAGGCCGGCTGGATTGAGGGGGCAGCTATCTTGTTTTCGGTGATCATCGTGGTGCTGGTGACCGCCTTCAATGACTGGAGCAAGGAGAAGCAATTCCGGGGCCTCCAGAGCCGCATCGAGCAGGAGCAGAAGTTCACGGTCATTCGCAAGGGGCAGGTGATTCAGATCCCAGTGGCCGAGATCGTGGTGGGAGACATCGCGCAGATCAAGTACG GTGATCTCTTGCCAGCAGACGGGATCCTGATCCAGGGCAATGACCTGAAAATAGATGAGAGTTCGCTGACCGGGGAGTCAGACCAAGTCAAGAAATCGCTGGATAAAGACCCCATGCTGCTGTCAG GTACCCACGTGATGGAGGGCTCCGGCAGGATGGTGGTGACTGCCGTGGGTATCAACTCCCAGACGGGAATCATCTTCACTCTCTTGGGTGCAGGAGAGGGAGACgaggaaaagaaggtgaagaAAG GTAAAAAAACCGGAGCCCCTGAAAATCGCAACAAAG CTAAAACTCAGGATGGTGTGGCCTTAGAGATCCAACCCCTGAAGAGCCAGGAGGGGGTGGAAaatgaggagaaggagaagaagaaggtgAAGGTGCCCAAGAAGGAGAAGTCTGTGCTGCAAGGGAAGCTCACGCGCCTGGCAGTCCAGATTGGGAAGGCGG GGCTGATCATGTCGGCCATCACGGTCATCATCTTGGTGCTGTACTTCGTGATCGACACGTTTGGGGTGCAGGGGCGGCCCTGGCTGGCGGAGTGCACCCCCATTTACATCCAGTACTTCGTCAAGTTCTTCATCATCGGTGTCACCGTGTTGGTGGTGGCTGTGCCCGAAGGGCTCCCACTGGCGGTCACCATCTCCCTGGCCTACTCCGTGAAG AAAATGATGAAGGACAACAACCTCGTGAGACACTTGGATGCGTGTGAGACCATGGGCAATGCCACCGCCATCTGTTCGGACAAGACGGGCACGCTCACCATGAACCGCATGACCGTGGTGCAGGCCTACGTGGGGGACACCCACTACCGCCAGATCCCTGACCCCGAAGCCATCCTACCCAAGGTCCTGGACCTCATAGTCAATGGTGTCGCCATCAACTCAGCCTACACGTCCAAGATCCTG cCACCCGAGAAGGAAGGGGGGCTACCCCGGCAAGTGGGGAACAAGACCGAGTGTGCCCTGCTGGGTTTTGTGCTGGACCTGAAGCAGGATTACCAGGCTGTGCGGAACGAGGTGCCAGAGGAGAAGCTCTACAAGGTCTACACCTTCAACTCGGTGCGCAAGTCCATGAGCACGGTGCTGAAGAACGGCAACGGTGGCTTCCGCATGTACAGCAAGGGAGCCTCCGAGATCATCCTCCGCAA GTGCACCAGGATCCTGGACAAGAACGGTGACCCCCGGGCGTTCAAGGTGAAGGACCGGGATGAGATGGTGAAGAAGGTGATAGAGCCCATGGCCTGCCACGGGCTGCGGACCATCTGCCTGGCCTTCCGTGACTTCCCCGCTGATGCCGAGCCGGACTGGGACAGCGAGAACGAGATCCTGTCTGACCTGACCTGCATCGCTGTGGTTGGGATAGAGGACCCTGTGCGGCCAGAG GTGCCAGACGCCATCACGAAGTGCCAGCGTGCCGGGATCACTGTCCGGATGGTGACGGGGGACAACATCAACACCGCCCGTGCCATCGCCACCAAATGTGGCATCCTGCTGCCAGGGGAGGACTTCTTGTGCCTGGAGGGGAAGGAGTTCAACCGGCTCATCCGCAacgagaagggagag GTGGAACAGGAGCAGCTGGATAAGATCTGGCCCAAGCTGCGTGTGCTGGCCCGCTCCTCCCCGACAGATAAGCACACACTGGTGAAAG GAATTATCGACAGCACCATTGGTGAGCAGAGGCAGGTGGTGGCCGTGACCGGGGACGGGACCAACGATGGCCCAGCTTTGAAGAAAGCCGACGTTGGGTTTGCCATG GGCATTGCAGGCACAGACGTGGCCAAGGAGGCTTCTGACATCATCCTGACGGATGACAACTTCACCAGCATCGTCAAGGCGGTGATGTGGGGACGCAACGTCTACGACAGCATCTCCAAGTTCCTGCAGTTCCAGCTGACCGTTAACATCGTGGCCGTCATCGTGGCCTTCACGGGGGCCTGCATCACGCAG GACTCTCCCCTGAAGGCTGTCCAGATGCTGTGGGTGAACCTCATCATGGACACCTTCGCCTCATTAGCCCTGGCCACGGAGCCCCCGTCCGAGTCCCTGCTGCTGCGCAAGCCGTACGGCCGCAACAAGCCGCTCATCTCCCGCACCATGATGAAGAACATCCTGGGGCACGCGGTGTACCAGCTAACTATCATTTTCACGCTGCTTTTTGCAG GGGAGAGGTTTTTTGACATCGACAGTGGCCGGAACGCCCCGCTCCACTCCCCACCCACCGAGCACTACACCATCGTCTTCAACACCTTTGTCATGATGCAGTTGTTCAACGAGATCAACGCACGCAAGATCCATGGGGAGAGGAACGTCTTCGAGTCCATCTACCGCAACCCCATCTTCTGCACGGTGGTGCTGGGGACATTTGCAGCTCAG ATCGTCATTGTGGAGTTTGGTGGGAAGCCGTTCAGCTGCTCTGGGCTCACCCTGAGCCAGTGGTTCTGGTGTATTTTTATCGGAGTGGGAGAGCTCCTCTGGGGCCAG ctgATCTGCACTGTCCCAACCAGCCACCTGAAGTTCCTGAAGGAAGCTGGGCACGGCATCACCAAGGAGGAGATCCCAGAGGAGGAGCTGCCTGAAGATGTGGATGAGATCGACCATGCTGAAATGGAGCTGCGGCGCGGGCAGATCCTGTGGTTCAGGGGTCTCAACAGGATACAGACGCAG ATCAAAGTGGTGAATGCGTTCCGTAGCTCCTTGTACGAAGGCCTCGAGAAACCGGAATCCAGAAGCTCCATCCATAACTTCATGACTCACCCAGAGTTCATCCTGGAGGAAGACGAGTCTCGAATACCATTCCTTGACGGCGCTGAAGATGACCCTGAGACTGATGGACTCAAAAAGCGAGGTGGGGGTAGCCTGGGTGGATCTACATCCCTCAACAGAAATAACAACGCAGTGGACAGCGATCAAGCCAAGGTCACCGTCCTGGAGCCCAGAAGCCCCTTAGACAGCTTGGAGACATCAGTTTGA
- the ATP2B4 gene encoding plasma membrane calcium-transporting ATPase 4 isoform X5, with translation MTNNVADHHPGNSVAEGNHEGDFGCSMVELRNLMELRSAEAVARLSDSYGGVQNVCKRLKTSPVEGLSGNPTDLEKRRQVFGQNFIPPKKAKTFLQLVWEALQDVTLIILEIAAIISLGLSFYHPPGGDNELCGQSTGGVEDEGESQAGWIEGAAILFSVIIVVLVTAFNDWSKEKQFRGLQSRIEQEQKFTVIRKGQVIQIPVAEIVVGDIAQIKYGDLLPADGILIQGNDLKIDESSLTGESDQVKKSLDKDPMLLSGTHVMEGSGRMVVTAVGINSQTGIIFTLLGAGEGDEEKKVKKGKKTGAPENRNKAKTQDGVALEIQPLKSQEGVENEEKEKKKVKVPKKEKSVLQGKLTRLAVQIGKAGLIMSAITVIILVLYFVIDTFGVQGRPWLAECTPIYIQYFVKFFIIGVTVLVVAVPEGLPLAVTISLAYSVKKMMKDNNLVRHLDACETMGNATAICSDKTGTLTMNRMTVVQAYVGDTHYRQIPDPEAILPKVLDLIVNGVAINSAYTSKILPPEKEGGLPRQVGNKTECALLGFVLDLKQDYQAVRNEVPEEKLYKVYTFNSVRKSMSTVLKNGNGGFRMYSKGASEIILRKCTRILDKNGDPRAFKVKDRDEMVKKVIEPMACHGLRTICLAFRDFPADAEPDWDSENEILSDLTCIAVVGIEDPVRPEVPDAITKCQRAGITVRMVTGDNINTARAIATKCGILLPGEDFLCLEGKEFNRLIRNEKGEVEQEQLDKIWPKLRVLARSSPTDKHTLVKGIIDSTIGEQRQVVAVTGDGTNDGPALKKADVGFAMGIAGTDVAKEASDIILTDDNFTSIVKAVMWGRNVYDSISKFLQFQLTVNIVAVIVAFTGACITQDSPLKAVQMLWVNLIMDTFASLALATEPPSESLLLRKPYGRNKPLISRTMMKNILGHAVYQLTIIFTLLFAGERFFDIDSGRNAPLHSPPTEHYTIVFNTFVMMQLFNEINARKIHGERNVFESIYRNPIFCTVVLGTFAAQIVIVEFGGKPFSCSGLTLSQWFWCIFIGVGELLWGQLICTVPTSHLKFLKEAGHGITKEEIPEEELPEDVDEIDHAEMELRRGQILWFRGLNRIQTQMDVVYTFQTGASSLQGALRRQPSIVSQHHDIKVVNAFRSSLYEGLEKPESRSSIHNFMTHPEFILEEDESRIPFLDGAEDDPETDGLKKRGGGSLGGSTSLNRNNNAVDSDQAKVTVLEPRSPLDSLETSV, from the exons GCCTGTCCGGGAACCCGACCGACCTGGAGAAGAGGCGGCAGGTCTTCGGCCAGAACTTCATTCCTCCCAAAAAGGCCAAGACGTTCCTGCAGTTAGTGTGGGAGGCACTCCAGGACGTCACGCTGATCATTTTGGAAATCGCAGCCATAATCTCCCTGGGCCTGTCATTCTACCACCCTCCGGGCGGTGACAATGAAT TGTGTGGCCAGTCAACGGGTGGCGTGGAGGACGAGGGCGAGTCGCAGGCCGGCTGGATTGAGGGGGCAGCTATCTTGTTTTCGGTGATCATCGTGGTGCTGGTGACCGCCTTCAATGACTGGAGCAAGGAGAAGCAATTCCGGGGCCTCCAGAGCCGCATCGAGCAGGAGCAGAAGTTCACGGTCATTCGCAAGGGGCAGGTGATTCAGATCCCAGTGGCCGAGATCGTGGTGGGAGACATCGCGCAGATCAAGTACG GTGATCTCTTGCCAGCAGACGGGATCCTGATCCAGGGCAATGACCTGAAAATAGATGAGAGTTCGCTGACCGGGGAGTCAGACCAAGTCAAGAAATCGCTGGATAAAGACCCCATGCTGCTGTCAG GTACCCACGTGATGGAGGGCTCCGGCAGGATGGTGGTGACTGCCGTGGGTATCAACTCCCAGACGGGAATCATCTTCACTCTCTTGGGTGCAGGAGAGGGAGACgaggaaaagaaggtgaagaAAG GTAAAAAAACCGGAGCCCCTGAAAATCGCAACAAAG CTAAAACTCAGGATGGTGTGGCCTTAGAGATCCAACCCCTGAAGAGCCAGGAGGGGGTGGAAaatgaggagaaggagaagaagaaggtgAAGGTGCCCAAGAAGGAGAAGTCTGTGCTGCAAGGGAAGCTCACGCGCCTGGCAGTCCAGATTGGGAAGGCGG GGCTGATCATGTCGGCCATCACGGTCATCATCTTGGTGCTGTACTTCGTGATCGACACGTTTGGGGTGCAGGGGCGGCCCTGGCTGGCGGAGTGCACCCCCATTTACATCCAGTACTTCGTCAAGTTCTTCATCATCGGTGTCACCGTGTTGGTGGTGGCTGTGCCCGAAGGGCTCCCACTGGCGGTCACCATCTCCCTGGCCTACTCCGTGAAG AAAATGATGAAGGACAACAACCTCGTGAGACACTTGGATGCGTGTGAGACCATGGGCAATGCCACCGCCATCTGTTCGGACAAGACGGGCACGCTCACCATGAACCGCATGACCGTGGTGCAGGCCTACGTGGGGGACACCCACTACCGCCAGATCCCTGACCCCGAAGCCATCCTACCCAAGGTCCTGGACCTCATAGTCAATGGTGTCGCCATCAACTCAGCCTACACGTCCAAGATCCTG cCACCCGAGAAGGAAGGGGGGCTACCCCGGCAAGTGGGGAACAAGACCGAGTGTGCCCTGCTGGGTTTTGTGCTGGACCTGAAGCAGGATTACCAGGCTGTGCGGAACGAGGTGCCAGAGGAGAAGCTCTACAAGGTCTACACCTTCAACTCGGTGCGCAAGTCCATGAGCACGGTGCTGAAGAACGGCAACGGTGGCTTCCGCATGTACAGCAAGGGAGCCTCCGAGATCATCCTCCGCAA GTGCACCAGGATCCTGGACAAGAACGGTGACCCCCGGGCGTTCAAGGTGAAGGACCGGGATGAGATGGTGAAGAAGGTGATAGAGCCCATGGCCTGCCACGGGCTGCGGACCATCTGCCTGGCCTTCCGTGACTTCCCCGCTGATGCCGAGCCGGACTGGGACAGCGAGAACGAGATCCTGTCTGACCTGACCTGCATCGCTGTGGTTGGGATAGAGGACCCTGTGCGGCCAGAG GTGCCAGACGCCATCACGAAGTGCCAGCGTGCCGGGATCACTGTCCGGATGGTGACGGGGGACAACATCAACACCGCCCGTGCCATCGCCACCAAATGTGGCATCCTGCTGCCAGGGGAGGACTTCTTGTGCCTGGAGGGGAAGGAGTTCAACCGGCTCATCCGCAacgagaagggagag GTGGAACAGGAGCAGCTGGATAAGATCTGGCCCAAGCTGCGTGTGCTGGCCCGCTCCTCCCCGACAGATAAGCACACACTGGTGAAAG GAATTATCGACAGCACCATTGGTGAGCAGAGGCAGGTGGTGGCCGTGACCGGGGACGGGACCAACGATGGCCCAGCTTTGAAGAAAGCCGACGTTGGGTTTGCCATG GGCATTGCAGGCACAGACGTGGCCAAGGAGGCTTCTGACATCATCCTGACGGATGACAACTTCACCAGCATCGTCAAGGCGGTGATGTGGGGACGCAACGTCTACGACAGCATCTCCAAGTTCCTGCAGTTCCAGCTGACCGTTAACATCGTGGCCGTCATCGTGGCCTTCACGGGGGCCTGCATCACGCAG GACTCTCCCCTGAAGGCTGTCCAGATGCTGTGGGTGAACCTCATCATGGACACCTTCGCCTCATTAGCCCTGGCCACGGAGCCCCCGTCCGAGTCCCTGCTGCTGCGCAAGCCGTACGGCCGCAACAAGCCGCTCATCTCCCGCACCATGATGAAGAACATCCTGGGGCACGCGGTGTACCAGCTAACTATCATTTTCACGCTGCTTTTTGCAG GGGAGAGGTTTTTTGACATCGACAGTGGCCGGAACGCCCCGCTCCACTCCCCACCCACCGAGCACTACACCATCGTCTTCAACACCTTTGTCATGATGCAGTTGTTCAACGAGATCAACGCACGCAAGATCCATGGGGAGAGGAACGTCTTCGAGTCCATCTACCGCAACCCCATCTTCTGCACGGTGGTGCTGGGGACATTTGCAGCTCAG ATCGTCATTGTGGAGTTTGGTGGGAAGCCGTTCAGCTGCTCTGGGCTCACCCTGAGCCAGTGGTTCTGGTGTATTTTTATCGGAGTGGGAGAGCTCCTCTGGGGCCAG ctgATCTGCACTGTCCCAACCAGCCACCTGAAGTTCCTGAAGGAAGCTGGGCACGGCATCACCAAGGAGGAGATCCCAGAGGAGGAGCTGCCTGAAGATGTGGATGAGATCGACCATGCTGAAATGGAGCTGCGGCGCGGGCAGATCCTGTGGTTCAGGGGTCTCAACAGGATACAGACGCAG ATGGACGTAGTTTACACATTCCAGACCGGTGCCTCCTCTTTGCAGGGAGCCCTCAGGAGACAGCCTTCCATCGTGAGCCAGCACCACgat ATCAAAGTGGTGAATGCGTTCCGTAGCTCCTTGTACGAAGGCCTCGAGAAACCGGAATCCAGAAGCTCCATCCATAACTTCATGACTCACCCAGAGTTCATCCTGGAGGAAGACGAGTCTCGAATACCATTCCTTGACGGCGCTGAAGATGACCCTGAGACTGATGGACTCAAAAAGCGAGGTGGGGGTAGCCTGGGTGGATCTACATCCCTCAACAGAAATAACAACGCAGTGGACAGCGATCAAGCCAAGGTCACCGTCCTGGAGCCCAGAAGCCCCTTAGACAGCTTGGAGACATCAGTTTGA